A genomic region of Arachis hypogaea cultivar Tifrunner chromosome 5, arahy.Tifrunner.gnm2.J5K5, whole genome shotgun sequence contains the following coding sequences:
- the LOC112802741 gene encoding transcription factor bHLH49, giving the protein MSDKEKFELDRKEDPMNYSTGMASDRRFGSSNLPNSSVGLAGRGDLNGSSSCSSASLVDSFGPNFWDTTTNSQNLGFCGINVHNSGSSLNPIELRKDGFGFGRGGHDHGTLEMGWNQGNGFIPNESAMFSQNLSRFPSDSGFIERIERATRFSCFGGGDFGDMVNAYGIPQSMGPYAGTGGEAIHRARDGGQPQESNPNEAEAEAVKDATPSVEYLATKASPLKNDKRSENHVMPQNEGQQGPSRPPNETDRAKSSDDGGVQDDSPMLDGVSDEPCVKGLDSKKRKRIGQDADNDKAVELPTEGAGDISESQQKGEQEPTPTNKASGKNAKQGPQVSDPPKEEYIHVRARRGQATNSHSLAERVRREKISERMKFLQDLVPGCSKVTGKAVMLDEIINYVQSLQRQVEFLSMKLATVNPRLDFDIEGLIPKDILHQRPGPSSALGFPLEMSMAFPPLHPSQPGLIQPTLPSIANSSDILRRTVHPQLASPASGSFKEPNQVPDVWEDELHNVVQMSFATTTAPMSTQDVDGTVAATQMKVEL; this is encoded by the exons ATGAGTGACAAAGAGAAGTTTGAGCTTGACAGAAAGGAGGATCCCATGAATTATTCCACCGGAATGGCCTCGGATCGGAGATTCGGAAGTTCCAATCTTCCGAATTCATCTGTGGGTTTGGCTGGCAGAGGGGATCTAAATGGTTCCTCTTCATGTTCCTCTGCTTCCCTAGTGGACTCCTTTGGCCCAAACTTCTGGGACACTACGACGAATTCCCAGAACTTGGGGTTTTGTGGCATCAATGTTCACAACAGTGGGAGCTCTTTGAACCCAATTGAACTCAGAAAAGATGGGTTTGGATTTGGAAGAGGTGGTCATGATCATGGAACACTTGAAATGGGTTGGAATCAAGGTAATGGCTTTATACCAAATGAGTCTGCAATGTTCTCCCAGAACTTGTCTCGGTTTCCAAGTGATTCTGGATTTATTGAGCGTATTGAGCGTGCAACGAGATTCTCGTGCTTTGGTGGAGGGGATTTCGGAGATATGGTGAATGCTTATGGGATTCCTCAATCCATGGGCCCTTATGCTGGTACCGGTGGTGAGGCAATTCACCGAGCAAGAGATGGAGGACAACCTCAAGAGAGCAATCCAAATGAAGCTGAAGCTGAAGCTGTGAAAGATGCGACACCATCTGTGGAGTATCTTGCTACTAAAGCTAGCCCGCTCAAGAATGATAAAAGAAGTGAAAACCATGTAATGCCTCAAAATGAAGGACAACAAGGTCCTTCTAGGCCTCCGAATGAGACTGACCGAGCCAAATCTAGCGATGATGGCGGTGTTCAAGATGACTCCCCAATGTTGGATGGTGTTAGCGACGAACCTTGTGTTAAAGGACTAGattcaaagaaaaggaaaagaattgGGCAG GATGCTGATAATGATAAAGCTGTTGAACTACCTACGGAAGGTGCAGGGGATATCTCTGAGAGCCAACAAAAGGGAGAGCAGGAACCTACTCCAACAAACAAAGCCTCTGGAAAGAATGCCAAACAAGGGCCTCAAGTTTCGGATCCACCTAAGGAGGAATACATACATGTCAGGGCTCGGCGGGGTCAAGCAACTAATAGCCACAGCCTTGCAGAGAGA GTGAGGAGGGAAAAGATAAGTGAAAGGATGAAGTTTCTTCAAGACCTTGTACCTGGATGCAGCAAG GTTACTGGCAAGGCCGTAATGCTTGATGAAATAATTAACTATGTACAGTCGCTTCAACGACAGGTTGAG TTCTTGTCCATGAAACTCGCAACTGTAAATCCGCGGCTGGATTTTGATATTGAAGGACTTATCCCTAAAGAT ATTCTTCACCAACGGCCGGGTCCTTCTTCTGCATTGGGGTTTCCTTTAGAAATGTCTATGGCTTTCCCTCCGCTACACCCATCACAACCGGGACTAATTCAGCCAACTCTTCCTAGCATAGCCAACTCTTCTGATATCCTTCGGAGAACTGTTCATCCACAGTTGGCATCACCCGCTAGTGGAAGTTTCAAGGAGCCAAATCAG GTTCCTGATGTGTGGGAAGATGAGCTTCACAATGTTGTACAGATGAGCTTTGCTACTACAACTGCTCCCATGAGTACCCAAGATGTGGATG GTACTGTGGCAGCAACTCAGATGAAGGTCGAACTTTGA